A genome region from Primulina eburnea isolate SZY01 chromosome 9, ASM2296580v1, whole genome shotgun sequence includes the following:
- the LOC140840638 gene encoding glyoxylase I 4-like — translation MGREIINVVEGKEQDLCKPSSARELPLLALNHVSFVCESVKKSVEFYQQVLGFVLIKRPSSFDFEGAWLFNHGIGIHLLEMVENVPITKKGKINPKDNHISFQCTNMDLIVQQLEEMKIEYVKGVVREGGILVDQIFFHDPDGYMVEICNCQNIPILPISSCPIKINKMPNPNPPFSNGKGVCRDEVEAEIMENLASDMMKFSI, via the exons ATGGGAAGAGAAATCATTAATGTTGTCGAGGGAAAAGAACAAGATTTGTGTAAGCCATCCTCGGCAAGAGAGTTGCCCTTGTTGGCATTGAACCATGTCTCTTTCGTTTGCGAATCGGTGAAGAAATCCGTCGAATTCTACCAACAAGTTCTTGGATTCGTACTCATCAAGCGGCCTTCTTCCTTCGATTTCGAAGGAGCTTG GTTGTTCAATCATGGGATTGGGATCCATTTGCTGGAAATGGTGGAGAATGTTCCAATTACCAAGAAAGGTAAAATCAACCCAAAAGACAACCATATCTCATTTCAATGCACTAACATGGATCTTATCGTCCAACAATTGGAAGAAATGAAGATAGAATATGTGAAGGGAGTTGTTAGGGAAGGTGGGATCTTAGTGGATCAGATATTCTTCCACGATCCAGACGGCTATATGGTTGAAATTTGCAATTGCCAAAATATCCCGATACTTCCAATCTCTTCTTGTCCCATCAAAATCAACAAGATGCCGAATCCCAATCCACCCTTTTCAAACGGGAAGGGAGTGTGCAGGGATGAGGTCGAAGCTGAGATTATGGAGAATTTGGCTTCGGACATGATGAAGTTTTCGATCTAA
- the LOC140841989 gene encoding probable magnesium transporter NIPA4 isoform X2: protein MAALDTGTPDAMSDAYKGMSSDNIKGLVLGLSSSFFIGASFIVKKKGLKKAGASGVRAGVGGYSYLFEPLWWVGMITMIVGEIANFAAYAFAPAILVTPLGALSIIISAVLAHFILREKLHIFGILGCALCVVGSTTIVLHAPQEREIESVKDVWDLATEPAFLFYAVLVIVVVLVLIFQYIPQYGQTHILFYVGVCSLVGSLSVMSVKALGIALKLTLSGTNQLIYPQTWTFAMIVTICVLTQMNYLNKALDTFNTAVVSPIYYVMFTTFTILASVIMFKDWDRQNPTQIVTEMCGFVTILSGTFLLHKTKDIADVRLPKYADEEDGFVQEGVPLRRQESLRPS, encoded by the exons ATGGCCGCATTGGACACGGGAACGCCTGATGCAATGTCGGATGCATACAAGGGGATGTCCTCTGACAATATAAAGGGATTGGTACTAGGATTATCTTCCAGTTTCTTCATTGGCGCCAGCTTCAttgtcaagaagaagggatTAAAGAAAGCGGGTGCTTCCGGTGTCAGGGCTG GAGTTGGTGGATACTCATATCTATTCGAGCCACTCTGGTGGGTAGGCATGATAACAA TGATTGTGGGAGAAATTGCAAATTTTGCAGCCTATGCATTTGCACCAGCAATTCTTGTTACTCCACTTGGTGCACTCAGCATTATCATCAG TGCTGTACTTGCgcattttattttaagagaGAAGCTACATATTTTTGGTATTCTTGGATGCGCTTTATGTGTTGTGGGTTCCACAACAATTGTGCTACATGCTCCACAAGAACGTGAGATCGAATCTGTAAAAGATGTGTGGGATCTCGCAACCGAGCCAG CATTTCTATTTTATGCAGTGTTAGTGATTGTGGTTGTCCTCGTTCTAATATTCCAGTATATTCCACAATATGGCCAGACACATATCTTGTTTTACGTTGGTGTTTGTTCGCTGGTTGGTTCCTTGTCG GTCATGAGTGTGAAAGCACTTGGAATTGCGTTGAAGCTGACTTTATCAGGAACGAATCAGTTAATATATCCCCAGACATGGACCTTTGCCATGATTGTGACTATTTGTGTACTTACACAAATGAATTATCTAAATAAG GCTCTCGACACATTCAACACAGCCGTAGTTTCACCCATTTACTATGTTATGTTCACGACCTTCACTATATTGGCAAGTGTGATAATGTTCAAG GACTGGGACAGGCAAAATCCCACACAAATTGTTACAGAAATGTGCGGGTTCGTGACTATTCTTTCGGGAACATTTCTTCTTCATAAAACAAAAGACATTGCTGATG TGCGACTTCCCAAGTATGCTGATGAAGAGGATGGTTTTGTCCAAGAAGGTGTCCCTCTAAGACGACAGGAATCGTTAAGACCATCGTGA
- the LOC140841989 gene encoding probable magnesium transporter NIPA4 isoform X1 codes for MAALDTGTPDAMSDAYKGMSSDNIKGLVLGLSSSFFIGASFIVKKKGLKKAGASGVRAGVGGYSYLFEPLWWVGMITMIVGEIANFAAYAFAPAILVTPLGALSIIISAVLAHFILREKLHIFGILGCALCVVGSTTIVLHAPQEREIESVKDVWDLATEPAFLFYAVLVIVVVLVLIFQYIPQYGQTHILFYVGVCSLVGSLSVMSVKALGIALKLTLSGTNQLIYPQTWTFAMIVTICVLTQMNYLNKALDTFNTAVVSPIYYVMFTTFTILASVIMFKDWDRQNPTQIVTEMCGFVTILSGTFLLHKTKDIADGSMSMAVRLPKYADEEDGFVQEGVPLRRQESLRPS; via the exons ATGGCCGCATTGGACACGGGAACGCCTGATGCAATGTCGGATGCATACAAGGGGATGTCCTCTGACAATATAAAGGGATTGGTACTAGGATTATCTTCCAGTTTCTTCATTGGCGCCAGCTTCAttgtcaagaagaagggatTAAAGAAAGCGGGTGCTTCCGGTGTCAGGGCTG GAGTTGGTGGATACTCATATCTATTCGAGCCACTCTGGTGGGTAGGCATGATAACAA TGATTGTGGGAGAAATTGCAAATTTTGCAGCCTATGCATTTGCACCAGCAATTCTTGTTACTCCACTTGGTGCACTCAGCATTATCATCAG TGCTGTACTTGCgcattttattttaagagaGAAGCTACATATTTTTGGTATTCTTGGATGCGCTTTATGTGTTGTGGGTTCCACAACAATTGTGCTACATGCTCCACAAGAACGTGAGATCGAATCTGTAAAAGATGTGTGGGATCTCGCAACCGAGCCAG CATTTCTATTTTATGCAGTGTTAGTGATTGTGGTTGTCCTCGTTCTAATATTCCAGTATATTCCACAATATGGCCAGACACATATCTTGTTTTACGTTGGTGTTTGTTCGCTGGTTGGTTCCTTGTCG GTCATGAGTGTGAAAGCACTTGGAATTGCGTTGAAGCTGACTTTATCAGGAACGAATCAGTTAATATATCCCCAGACATGGACCTTTGCCATGATTGTGACTATTTGTGTACTTACACAAATGAATTATCTAAATAAG GCTCTCGACACATTCAACACAGCCGTAGTTTCACCCATTTACTATGTTATGTTCACGACCTTCACTATATTGGCAAGTGTGATAATGTTCAAG GACTGGGACAGGCAAAATCCCACACAAATTGTTACAGAAATGTGCGGGTTCGTGACTATTCTTTCGGGAACATTTCTTCTTCATAAAACAAAAGACATTGCTGATG GTTCCATGTCTATGGCAGTGCGACTTCCCAAGTATGCTGATGAAGAGGATGGTTTTGTCCAAGAAGGTGTCCCTCTAAGACGACAGGAATCGTTAAGACCATCGTGA